Proteins encoded within one genomic window of Musa acuminata AAA Group cultivar baxijiao unplaced genomic scaffold, Cavendish_Baxijiao_AAA HiC_scaffold_1097, whole genome shotgun sequence:
- the LOC108951910 gene encoding small ribosomal subunit protein bS1m, protein MLLLNRNSSQNPSKLIMNIYWSRSFPRSNSSFLLCNGIALQSSVLRCSLKEKMFLVDAGPGTPLNCMEDELTGVPINRATSHRFENKVGSQNVVAGDSQIPERINDRFLMDLVAGQSQIKERAVLRFHDFWGSLDVLAGEPLLLPRRLRQNRAWMELQKNWRTNKKVKGFIINKVKGGYSVAIAGFITFLPFFPLNTQKIANDRFTIESINPNRRKIVVF, encoded by the coding sequence ATGCTTCTTCTCAATAGGAATAGTAGTCAAAATCCAAGCAAGCTTATTATGAACATCTATTGGAGTCGATCATTTCCAAGATCCAATTCTAGTTTCTTATTATGTAATGGAATAGCTTTACAATCTTCCGTTTTACGCTGTAGCTTAAAGGAGAAAATGTTCTTGGTGGATGCAGGACCAGGTACCCCACTCAATTGTATGGAAGATGAGCTTACAGGAGTGCCAATAAACCGAGCCACGAGCCACAGGTTTGAGAATAAGGTGGGATCCCAGAATGTAGTGGCAGGTGACTCACAGATTCCAGAGCGGATTAATGATAGATTCTTAATGGATCTAGTGGCCGGTCAATCACAGATCAAAGAGCGAGCTGTCTTAAGGTTTCATGATTTTTGGGGATCCCTGGATGTATTGGCTGGTGAACCGCTTCTTCTTCCACGAAGATTAAGACAAAACCGAGCTTGGATGGAACTGCAGAAGAATTGGCGAACGAATAAGAAGGTCAAAGGCTTCATTATTAACAAAGTCAAAGGTGGTTATTCAGTAGCCATCGCGGGTTTCATTACCTTTCTTCCATTCTTTCCTCTCAACACTCAAAAGATAGCGAATGATAGATTCACCATTGAGAGCATTAATCCCAATAGGAGGAAAATTGTGGTGTTCTAA